A genomic stretch from Vicinamibacterales bacterium includes:
- a CDS encoding phosphoenolpyruvate hydrolase family protein has protein sequence MDNSRQGILKRFREQIARGEPIIGGGAGTGLSAVSEEAGGIDLLIVYNSGRYRMAGRGSSAGLLAYGNANQIVKEMAYEVLPVVKRTPVLAGVNGTDPFIIPRLFLEELRALGFAGIQNFPTVGLFDGDMRQAFEETGMSYQLEVDIIRLAREMDLLTTPYVFNPSEAERMAGAGADLIVAHMGVTTGGSIGAKSSKTLDDCVTRIQQIADAARGVNPDVLVICHGGPISEPPDAEYIITKCRGVDGFYGASSVERLPAERAIAEQIRMFKRIRRTGR, from the coding sequence AGCCGATCATCGGCGGCGGCGCCGGGACAGGGCTGTCCGCCGTGAGCGAGGAGGCGGGCGGCATCGACCTGCTGATCGTCTACAACTCGGGCCGCTACCGGATGGCCGGCCGCGGCAGCTCCGCGGGTCTGCTCGCGTACGGGAACGCCAACCAGATCGTCAAGGAGATGGCCTACGAGGTGCTTCCTGTCGTCAAGAGGACTCCGGTGCTCGCCGGGGTCAACGGGACCGATCCGTTCATCATCCCCAGGCTCTTCCTCGAAGAGCTGCGCGCGCTGGGCTTTGCCGGCATTCAGAACTTCCCGACGGTCGGTCTGTTCGATGGCGACATGCGCCAGGCGTTCGAGGAAACCGGCATGAGCTACCAGCTCGAAGTCGACATCATCCGGCTCGCCCGCGAGATGGATCTGCTGACGACCCCCTACGTCTTCAATCCGTCGGAGGCCGAGCGCATGGCCGGCGCCGGAGCCGACCTCATCGTGGCCCACATGGGCGTCACCACCGGGGGATCGATCGGGGCGAAGAGCTCGAAGACGCTGGATGATTGCGTCACGCGGATCCAGCAGATCGCGGATGCCGCGCGCGGCGTCAATCCGGACGTCCTCGTCATCTGCCACGGCGGCCCGATCTCGGAACCGCCCGACGCGGAATACATCATCACGAAGTGCCGCGGCGTCGATGGCTTCTATGGTGCGAGCTCCGTCGAACGCCTGCCGGCCGAACGCGCCATCGCCGAGCAGATCCGCATGTTCAAGCGCATACGAAGGACTGGTCGATG